TGTGAAGATTTTGGAACTTATCAATTAACAAATAAAATAAAATGTGATAGGATTCTTGCGAGTTGAAAGCAGATCCTGATATGTTATCAGGTATCGAGGATAGCAATGTTCGAAAATATAAAAAAGAAGGGTTTCCAGGTTCTTGCACTGCATCATGCAGAAGCTATCCTCAAACATGATATGAGTGCTGCAGTTAATGAACTGGAGGCTGTGCTCCTCGACGTCACTATTCCTGTCGAGGAACTCGTTTACGGCGGAGGTGGGGAAGGTGAACTGACACAAAGAATTAGAAAAATGCTTGCCAATAAGTATGTTTGGAAAAAACACATTTTTGAGATAAAAAAAATAGTTGATGGAGCGGAAAAGGAATCAATCTCTCATGAAATAGATCACGTTAAAATATTTCCTGGAGGCACTTTTGCCCTTGAAATAGAATGGAACAACAAGGATCCATTTTAT
This genomic interval from Nitrospirota bacterium contains the following:
- a CDS encoding restriction endonuclease — its product is MFENIKKKGFQVLALHHAEAILKHDMSAAVNELEAVLLDVTIPVEELVYGGGGEGELTQRIRKMLANKYVWKKHIFEIKKIVDGAEKESISHEIDHVKIFPGGTFALEIEWNNKDPFYDRDLENFKRLHADGVISIGAIITRGTSLQEGLRELIEAFARKEGIDKISKLSKFYDPTQRQKEIIQRAVKSKGSFEQGWA